A stretch of Chitinophagaceae bacterium DNA encodes these proteins:
- the gldA gene encoding gliding motility-associated ABC transporter ATP-binding subunit GldA yields the protein MSISVNNLTKIYGAQKAVDGISFNVEKGEIVGFLGPNGAGKSTTMKILTGYLQADEGTAEVCGLNVHDNSNGTKKKIGYLPEANPLYYDMYVREYLDFISNVHAIANKKQKIEEVIGQVGLTAESGKKIGQLSKGYKQRVGLAAALIHDPEVLILDEPTTGLDPNQIVEIREVIKTLGKEKTVLFSSHILQEVQAICDRVIIINKGTIVADDTLSNLMGRKHFNKLRLEIKEVVKEEVFEGIQNISQLNANTWLFNTEDADALKRRLIEITLNKNLNIVSLQSESVGSLEDIFRTLTTN from the coding sequence ATGTCAATATCAGTAAATAATCTTACTAAAATTTACGGCGCTCAAAAAGCGGTGGATGGCATTTCTTTTAACGTAGAGAAAGGAGAGATCGTTGGTTTCCTGGGACCCAATGGTGCCGGCAAATCCACCACCATGAAGATATTAACCGGTTACCTGCAGGCTGATGAGGGCACAGCAGAAGTTTGTGGCCTCAACGTACATGATAACAGCAACGGAACAAAAAAGAAGATCGGTTATTTACCGGAAGCCAACCCGCTTTATTACGACATGTACGTAAGGGAGTACCTTGATTTTATCAGCAACGTACATGCGATAGCAAATAAAAAACAAAAGATCGAAGAAGTGATCGGCCAGGTGGGGCTGACTGCTGAGTCGGGTAAAAAGATCGGGCAGTTGAGCAAAGGCTATAAACAACGGGTTGGACTGGCCGCAGCATTGATACATGATCCCGAAGTGCTGATACTGGATGAGCCGACCACCGGTCTTGACCCAAACCAGATCGTGGAAATAAGGGAAGTGATAAAAACCCTGGGCAAAGAAAAAACCGTTCTGTTCTCTTCACATATTCTCCAGGAGGTACAGGCCATCTGCGACCGGGTTATCATCATCAATAAAGGGACCATTGTAGCGGATGATACACTGAGCAACCTGATGGGCAGAAAACATTTCAATAAATTAAGGTTGGAAATAAAAGAAGTTGTGAAGGAAGAGGTCTTTGAAGGAATACAGAACATCAGCCAGCTGAATGCCAATACATGGTTATTTAACACAGAGGATGCCGACGCCTTAAAAAGAAGGCTGATAGAGATCACCCTGAATAAAAATCTCAATATTGTTTCTTTACAAAGCGAATCTGTTGGAAGTTTAGAAGATATTTTCAGAACTTTGACCACCAATTAA
- a CDS encoding glutathione peroxidase — MIKWLAFSSFLFLGNAVPCTTVQAQKRSIYDFKVEGLNGDSIDFTAFKGKKILIVNTASKCGFTPQYDDLEKLYEKYKDRLVIVGFPANNFFSQEPGSNEAIAAFCKKNYGVTFPMAAKISVKGKNIAPIYRWLCNKDENGVLDARVTWNFNKFLLDENGKLIAHFTSKVKPMSEDILSKL; from the coding sequence ATGATCAAATGGCTGGCTTTTTCAAGCTTCCTTTTTTTAGGGAATGCTGTTCCCTGTACAACTGTTCAGGCGCAAAAAAGGTCCATCTACGATTTTAAGGTAGAAGGATTGAATGGAGACAGCATTGACTTCACTGCCTTCAAGGGAAAGAAGATACTGATCGTAAATACCGCCAGCAAATGTGGCTTTACCCCGCAATACGATGACCTGGAGAAATTATATGAAAAATATAAAGACAGGCTGGTCATCGTTGGTTTCCCTGCCAACAATTTCTTCTCCCAGGAACCCGGCAGCAATGAAGCCATTGCTGCATTCTGTAAAAAGAATTACGGCGTAACCTTTCCCATGGCGGCCAAAATATCGGTAAAGGGAAAGAACATCGCCCCCATTTACCGTTGGCTTTGCAATAAAGATGAGAACGGGGTGTTGGATGCCCGGGTCACCTGGAACTTCAACAAATTTTTACTGGATGAGAACGGGAAACTGATCGCACATTTTACAAGCAAAGTGAAGCCGATGAGTGAGGATATCTTATCTAAACTATAA
- a CDS encoding glutathione peroxidase yields MIKLLAIGAVLMSCTLHANNDTTAPGPEAGTIAPAKSIYDFKVEALDGGTIDFAGFKGKKILIVNTASKCGYTPQYEGLEQLYEKYKDKLVIVGFPANNFGGQEPGTNTEIKEFCKKNYGVTFPMAAKISVKGDDIAPIYKWLCNKSENGVLDAEIKWNFGKFLLDEKGNLLNYFGTKVTPMSEEITSKL; encoded by the coding sequence ATGATCAAATTATTAGCCATCGGCGCTGTGCTTATGTCCTGCACCTTGCATGCAAACAATGATACCACTGCCCCTGGTCCCGAAGCCGGAACCATTGCGCCGGCAAAATCCATCTACGACTTTAAGGTGGAAGCGCTTGACGGTGGAACCATTGATTTCGCCGGATTCAAAGGCAAAAAGATACTGATCGTTAATACGGCCAGCAAATGTGGCTACACTCCTCAATACGAAGGCCTGGAACAATTGTATGAGAAATACAAAGACAAGCTGGTGATCGTTGGTTTTCCGGCCAACAACTTTGGCGGGCAGGAACCCGGTACCAATACCGAGATCAAAGAATTCTGCAAAAAGAATTACGGCGTAACCTTTCCGATGGCAGCCAAGATATCAGTAAAAGGAGACGACATTGCTCCCATCTATAAATGGCTTTGTAACAAGTCGGAGAATGGTGTGCTGGATGCTGAGATAAAATGGAATTTCGGTAAATTCCTGCTGGACGAAAAAGGGAATTTATTAAACTACTTCGGAACCAAGGTTACACCAATGAGTGAGGAGATCACCAGCAAACTTTAA
- a CDS encoding ComF family protein: MIAAIKNIVSSTLHLFYPHVCTGCGSDLVREDSLLCLRCLHSLPHTNFAGIANNPIEKHFWGRLPLEAGHSEFYFSKEFLVQHLIHQLKYKGDTQIGFYLGELMGRSLLKSNRFNNIDALIPLPLYADKEHKRGYNQAAIICNGMSSTMNIPVMNGIVVRPYATETQTSKHRTERWENVSGSFNVVNPGLLKNKHLLLVDDVITTGATLEACGTVMLQHEKVKLSIATLAYAAK; the protein is encoded by the coding sequence ATGATCGCAGCCATTAAAAATATTGTCAGCAGTACCCTGCATCTCTTTTACCCGCATGTATGTACCGGATGTGGTTCCGACCTGGTAAGGGAAGACAGCCTGCTCTGCCTTCGCTGCCTTCATTCTTTACCGCATACCAATTTTGCAGGCATTGCCAATAACCCCATTGAAAAACATTTCTGGGGAAGGCTTCCCCTGGAAGCCGGGCACAGCGAGTTCTATTTTTCAAAGGAATTCCTGGTACAGCACCTGATCCACCAGCTTAAATACAAGGGCGATACACAGATCGGGTTTTACCTGGGAGAGCTGATGGGCAGAAGTCTGCTGAAAAGCAACCGCTTTAACAATATCGATGCATTGATCCCCCTGCCCCTTTATGCCGACAAAGAGCACAAACGGGGTTACAACCAGGCAGCGATCATCTGCAACGGCATGTCTTCCACAATGAACATACCGGTCATGAACGGCATCGTGGTACGGCCTTACGCCACCGAAACACAAACCAGCAAGCACCGTACCGAACGATGGGAAAATGTGAGCGGCAGTTTTAATGTTGTAAACCCAGGGTTACTGAAAAATAAACACCTGCTGCTGGTGGATGATGTAATTACAACCGGGGCAACGCTGGAAGCCTGTGGCACGGTAATGTTGCAACATGAAAAAGTTAAACTGAGTATCGCCACATTGGCATATGCAGCCAAATAA
- the radA gene encoding DNA repair protein RadA, whose amino-acid sequence MSKTKSAFFCQNCGYESAKWLGKCPSCNSWNTFVEEVIVKGTDKKEKDPWQDYTGAGKLKTISINDVSSAEEKRIVTTDAELNRVLGGGIVLGSIVLVAGEPGIGKSTLFLQNGLQLTDIVTLYISGEESEQQIKMRADRIGFKSENFYLLTETSTQTIFQEIKKLKPQLVIVDSIQTLQSPFVESSPGSISQIRECAAELQRFAKETNTPVFLIGHITKDGTIAGPKILEHMVDTVLQFEGDRHYTYRILRTLKNRFGSTAELGIYEMTDTGMRAVSNPSEILITQKEEQLSGIAIAATMEGLRPLLIEGQALVTQSVYGTPQRTVSGFDLRRLQLLLAVLEKRGGFHFGVKDVFINIAGGLKAEDPSIDLAIVSALLSSYEDVPISQKYCFAGEVGLSGEIRAVNRIEQRIAEAEKLGFEKIIVSKYNLSHKQTGKSKFNIEVVPLGKVEELYQYLF is encoded by the coding sequence ATGAGCAAGACCAAATCCGCCTTTTTTTGCCAGAACTGTGGTTATGAAAGCGCCAAATGGCTGGGCAAGTGTCCGTCCTGCAATTCCTGGAACACATTTGTTGAAGAGGTCATTGTTAAGGGCACCGATAAAAAAGAAAAAGATCCCTGGCAGGATTATACGGGCGCCGGTAAATTAAAGACCATTTCCATCAATGACGTAAGCAGCGCCGAAGAAAAAAGGATCGTTACCACCGATGCGGAATTGAACCGGGTTCTTGGCGGGGGAATTGTTTTAGGCAGCATCGTCCTGGTTGCCGGTGAACCCGGCATTGGCAAATCAACCTTATTCCTGCAGAATGGTTTGCAGTTGACCGATATAGTTACACTATATATAAGCGGTGAAGAAAGCGAACAGCAGATAAAAATGCGGGCCGACCGGATCGGGTTTAAAAGTGAGAATTTTTACCTGCTTACTGAAACCAGTACACAAACCATTTTCCAGGAGATCAAAAAACTGAAACCGCAGCTCGTGATCGTGGATTCCATCCAGACGCTTCAATCTCCCTTTGTGGAAAGCAGCCCGGGCAGTATAAGCCAGATCAGGGAATGTGCTGCAGAACTGCAGCGCTTTGCCAAGGAAACAAATACGCCGGTCTTCCTGATCGGCCATATTACCAAAGATGGGACCATTGCTGGTCCAAAGATCCTGGAACACATGGTGGATACCGTGCTTCAGTTCGAAGGCGACCGGCATTATACGTACCGCATACTGCGTACACTCAAGAACCGCTTTGGCTCTACCGCCGAACTGGGTATTTATGAAATGACCGATACCGGAATGCGGGCAGTGAGCAATCCCTCCGAAATTTTAATAACCCAAAAAGAAGAACAACTCAGTGGTATCGCCATCGCGGCAACCATGGAAGGACTAAGGCCCTTGTTAATTGAAGGGCAGGCATTGGTTACCCAGAGTGTTTACGGAACTCCCCAGCGAACCGTAAGTGGTTTCGACTTGCGGAGGCTGCAATTATTACTGGCGGTGCTTGAGAAAAGAGGTGGTTTTCATTTTGGAGTGAAGGATGTATTCATCAATATCGCCGGGGGATTGAAAGCAGAGGATCCATCCATTGATCTTGCTATAGTAAGTGCTTTACTGAGCAGTTATGAAGACGTCCCCATCAGTCAGAAATATTGTTTTGCCGGCGAAGTAGGTCTCAGCGGAGAGATCAGGGCCGTGAACCGGATCGAGCAACGGATCGCAGAAGCAGAGAAATTAGGTTTTGAAAAGATCATTGTCAGCAAATACAATCTTTCTCATAAACAAACCGGTAAATCCAAATTCAACATTGAAGTAGTGCCCCTTGGTAAGGTGGAGGAATTATACCAGTATTTATTTTAA
- a CDS encoding TonB-dependent receptor, whose translation MKRAVVFIILLSSLGSKAQTRISGRISDTKGKPLGGVSITLRNSYDGSTTDSLGNFSFTTTEKGKQTLEASIIGYRPFEQEITLAPGPLTLNILLKELVTELKAVVISAGAFVASDKNKGAVLNAIDIVTTPSANADVTSAFKTLPGTQQVGESEGLFVRGGSATESKIYMDGNLVNNFFYSSTPGIATRGRFNPFLFKGTIFSSGGYSALYGQALSSALILESKDLPERTEADLAISVIGLGGGIQHLAKDKKSSWGVSYNYTNLLLGFAINKQKQDFFQIPVYHQGDANFRIKTRTGGMIKYYGYISANKTGFRNPDIDSMVLKDAFAIDNLNTYQNINWKDNLGNNGWRINTGISFSTNRDDMLNELQDAKNQKQVISNPSFYAFKNFTLKNRAQYAQARLVLEKKLNGLNTIRFGSDYFYSDEKSTYTLYDGNKFSETVKDNLVSVFGETDIFLTNSLAAKIGSRLEYSALIRKWNVAPRVSVAYKFADNSQASFAYGLFYQNPERKYLPTTAGLHYSRAAHYILQYQKLGTSRTFRVEASYKKYSDLYKTSFTMTGREIAANNNGFGDAKGVELFWRDKKTFKNVDYWISWSYLDTKRDFLNYPKAITPSFAASHTAALVVKKFVLPWKTGFNLSYNFATGRPYYRIAYDNIQSRYVITDAGKTISYNSMSFSVNYLPNLGKTNPKVFAVWVLGINNVLGQNQVFNYNYSNDGSRKVAVTPPSRRFIFLGCFLSFGVDRTQDAINNNL comes from the coding sequence ATGAAAAGGGCAGTTGTATTCATTATATTATTAAGCAGTTTAGGTTCAAAAGCCCAGACCAGGATTTCGGGCAGGATCTCAGATACCAAGGGAAAGCCACTGGGTGGGGTAAGCATAACTTTGCGAAACAGCTACGACGGTTCTACAACCGATTCGTTGGGAAATTTCTCCTTTACAACTACCGAAAAGGGAAAACAAACTTTAGAGGCATCCATAATCGGGTACCGGCCATTTGAGCAGGAAATTACCCTGGCTCCGGGTCCATTAACATTAAATATTCTTCTAAAGGAGTTGGTGACCGAACTAAAGGCCGTGGTCATATCGGCCGGGGCATTTGTTGCCAGCGATAAAAATAAAGGGGCCGTTCTGAATGCCATTGACATTGTAACCACTCCAAGCGCCAATGCGGATGTTACCAGTGCATTTAAAACCCTGCCCGGCACCCAGCAGGTTGGAGAGAGTGAGGGTTTGTTTGTGAGAGGGGGCTCCGCAACGGAAAGCAAGATATATATGGATGGCAACCTGGTGAACAATTTTTTTTACAGCAGCACACCGGGTATTGCAACAAGGGGAAGGTTCAATCCATTTCTTTTTAAAGGAACGATTTTCAGCTCAGGCGGCTATTCGGCATTATATGGCCAGGCACTTTCCTCGGCATTGATCCTGGAAAGTAAAGACCTGCCGGAAAGAACAGAAGCCGATCTGGCCATTTCAGTAATTGGTCTGGGCGGCGGTATCCAGCATCTTGCAAAAGATAAGAAATCATCCTGGGGTGTATCGTATAATTATACAAACCTGTTGCTTGGTTTTGCGATCAATAAACAAAAGCAGGATTTTTTCCAGATACCTGTTTACCACCAGGGGGATGCCAACTTCCGTATAAAGACCCGAACAGGCGGGATGATCAAATATTATGGGTACATCAGTGCCAACAAAACCGGGTTCCGTAACCCGGATATTGACTCGATGGTTTTAAAAGATGCGTTTGCTATAGACAACCTGAATACGTACCAGAACATCAACTGGAAAGATAACCTGGGCAACAACGGGTGGCGGATCAATACCGGCATCAGTTTCAGTACCAACAGGGATGATATGTTGAATGAACTGCAGGATGCCAAAAACCAGAAGCAGGTCATCAGCAACCCGTCTTTTTATGCGTTTAAGAATTTTACCTTAAAAAACCGGGCGCAGTATGCACAGGCAAGGCTTGTGCTGGAGAAAAAGCTGAACGGGTTGAATACCATTCGCTTTGGCAGTGATTATTTCTACAGCGACGAAAAATCGACCTACACGTTATATGATGGGAACAAATTTTCTGAAACGGTAAAAGATAATCTGGTATCTGTTTTTGGAGAAACGGACATCTTTCTTACCAACAGCCTGGCCGCCAAGATCGGGAGCAGGCTGGAATATTCAGCGTTGATCAGAAAATGGAATGTGGCCCCCCGGGTTTCCGTGGCATATAAGTTTGCAGATAACAGCCAGGCCTCATTTGCTTATGGCCTCTTTTATCAGAACCCCGAACGGAAATATCTGCCAACAACTGCAGGCCTTCATTATTCAAGGGCGGCCCATTACATACTTCAATATCAAAAACTGGGTACCAGCCGCACGTTCCGGGTAGAGGCTTCTTATAAGAAATACAGCGACCTGTATAAAACCTCCTTTACTATGACCGGAAGGGAGATAGCCGCCAACAACAATGGTTTTGGTGATGCAAAGGGAGTAGAGTTATTCTGGAGAGATAAAAAGACCTTTAAGAACGTGGACTACTGGATCTCCTGGTCTTACCTGGATACTAAAAGGGACTTCCTGAATTATCCAAAGGCGATCACGCCGTCATTTGCAGCCAGCCATACAGCCGCTTTGGTGGTAAAGAAATTTGTGCTGCCCTGGAAAACAGGCTTTAACCTCAGTTACAATTTTGCAACAGGCCGTCCGTATTACCGCATTGCATATGATAATATACAAAGCAGGTATGTGATCACAGATGCCGGCAAAACCATCAGCTACAACAGCATGAGCTTTAGCGTAAACTACCTGCCGAACCTTGGTAAGACAAATCCAAAGGTTTTTGCTGTATGGGTCTTAGGCATCAACAATGTACTGGGACAGAACCAGGTGTTCAACTACAACTACAGCAATGATGGAAGCCGGAAAGTGGCCGTAACTCCACCATCGAGGCGGTTCATCTT